DNA from Natronomonas salsuginis:
TCGAGGATCGGGTCATTAAGGACGCGCCGACCGCATTCTTCGGACACCGGGAAGACGTGGTCGGTCACCGGTCACATGTGAGCGGGTTCGTCCACGTTCCCTTCCAGCGTCGTCTGGAGTATCTCTCGACTTCCGAATGACCGACGCGGGTGTTTGAAATCATGAAACGATACGCGTTAGCCCGCCTCGGTCAGTCGGTGGTTCTCGTCTGGTTGGTCTCTACCATCGTCTTCTTCTGGGTTCGATTGCTCCCGGGAGGCCCGTTTCAGACGATGTTTGGCCAACAGGCCAACCCGGCGGTTGTCGAAAAAATGGCCGCCGAGTTCGGACTCAACCAACCGCTGTACCTGCAGTATCTCGACTGGATGAGTAATCTCGTCCTCCTCGATTGGGGCCGTAGTATCACGAGCGGTGAACAGGTCACGTCGATCCTCCTGCAGGCCGCACCGAAATCGATTTCCATTGCGGTACTCGGCGCGGTGATCGGACTCTCACTGGCGTTCCCTGCGGCGATCATCAGCGCGACCCACAAGGATAGACTGCCGGACATCGTTTCGACAGTCATCGCGTACATGGGGCTCTCGATGCCCGGGTTCTTCATCGGAATCCTCCTCGCACTGGTGTTCGGCGTCTACCTCGGGTGGTTACCAGTCTTCGGTTACACGCCGCCCAGTGAGGGTGTGATTCCGTGGCTCAAGTCGGTGGTGCTCCCCGCGACGGCTGTCGGGCTTCCGTACGGTGCGGTAGTCCTGCGAATCACGCGGTCGTCGCTCATCGACACGCTCGATGCCCCCTACCTCAAAACGGCGCGAGCAAAAGGGGTCGGCAGCCGGGTTCGACTGTACAAACACGCCCTGCAGAACGCGCTCCTTCCGGTAGTGACCATCGCCGGAATCCAGTTCGGAATCATCGTCGTCGGGACGGTGACCG
Protein-coding regions in this window:
- a CDS encoding ABC transporter permease, with protein sequence MKRYALARLGQSVVLVWLVSTIVFFWVRLLPGGPFQTMFGQQANPAVVEKMAAEFGLNQPLYLQYLDWMSNLVLLDWGRSITSGEQVTSILLQAAPKSISIAVLGAVIGLSLAFPAAIISATHKDRLPDIVSTVIAYMGLSMPGFFIGILLALVFGVYLGWLPVFGYTPPSEGVIPWLKSVVLPATAVGLPYGAVVLRITRSSLIDTLDAPYLKTARAKGVGSRVRLYKHALQNALLPVVTIAGIQFGIIVVGTVTVEFVFGINALGRLLVESILQRNYPVTQGVIILIAAMMILINIVVDLTYTVLDPQISYGGDSRR